The following DNA comes from Nicotiana sylvestris chromosome 10, ASM39365v2, whole genome shotgun sequence.
tgttaataaccctagtctcaccccaaagtacatgttataacattcgaaacttgtcgactttcgacgaaacttattttcttcaattggtttagcttctaagatttccaaccctcttggtactcgttattcatgatcttaaatatttgtaacctccaaggtaacatgattaacttactttattttcttccaaatataatctcatttccgagcttacatcaatgacttacgacgtactctcacgtatgaaaacttggggtgtaacatcattcccccctttggaacattcgtcctcgaatgttgacaattcaaaacgtttctcctttttcaacttttttcacacctttttctcttttgcttttcttgaatccctttttattgtttttcacattgggctttctttttgtccttttcttttcttttcttttttttcattgccttccttttcttcacttttgtaccttttaccactttgttccctttcttgtctctccccccaaacttagacttttgccattactcaaggaaagatcgggtgccaagagagggtatatttTCGAACGGGTGTAGGCTTATAGCATTGATTCTTGgaaaaaaaggtttaaggctcaaaagggttaactagggattatatcattggtaggctatggaattgttcaactatcatttggatcaaggagagcctataatcacttctcaagtcaaatatcacttaagatttcgcctcaacagacattcagggcaagttctagaccattggctcgggacttggactcacaattcgatttctcgccacacaagctcaaggattgctaaagacatagagtcgggggcccacaacaaccttagacacgatttgagcacacaatggtcccgaaagaccacatgatgattgtttggtcaacacaagagtctcaaggtcatgactttcaccatcctaaacacaacatttttgtctttgaccatgggatcaaagacaaatgtgctaggcccaagtgaagctttgcttgaggtacccttaactacaaactaccaaaaacaaaaacaaaaaaacggactcaaacccttaagaaggttgttacgccatccatcattgggaagagccacccggttcacacaatactccacctttgaaaagaatcgtggcattaagaaaaccaaaggcttattgaaagtgccaaaaacaaaacaaaaagctatGAGCCTATATAAGAAGCTACGGGGATTTGAATATGTACAATAgaggatttgaatatacaacgagggatgaatatatacaataatgtaaaCTTCATATACAGACTAAAGGAAAGATAAAAAGTgagataaaagtaactaaatgtaaagttatatacagaccaatagTAAATCAAAAGGCATAAACTAAATCagtatatatatacaatcatccaaggataaaatgtagggcgcaccccctcaaataaaagctgggaTTGTGTctaatgccaactaaacaaataagcaccaaaaagtataAGGAAAGGATATGCGGACTCCCTAAGCTGTgtccgtctgcataggatcatcagtggtccccagGTCCTCTGTATGCGCGGGAACCTCAAACTGGTTCCCGGTATCTTGCTGCTCAGCTGCTAGTACTGGGGCTTGGACAGGCTGTATATCAtgtacatcctgtggctgactggaggaggcctctggtgggtccgccaactggataatggcctcatctgcactagggagcttcctcttcttctttggaggcCTCTGTGTCTGCTCTTGCTGTGGCTCTGCTGCTGGTACTGCTGCTGGATCTAGATCCTCAAATAaaaagtctaaaggcagctggtctaccttcagtttgtccacatccgctctaagctccttcacagactccttggaagcccgtgttttgcgcagcttcttgtgctccctggcaagctccttcaacgccttgccatgtgaatccactgccttagccaaggcatCCTGAGAATCAAGGATCTTCTGCTAGTTGGCcagaatctccttaagtgaatcctcgatagactaGGGCACATGCACTggctgtggtgccgactgagccgcaatggtggaggtcaatgtagacaacttggacgaAGTAGTCGCCAtctagttgttcaagctatgaagtgtctggcttagctggtgggcagtgataggatgggcccgagaagatggaatccctgggccagctgaagtagagggaccagtAGTAGTGGAAGGTTCGGGAGGCATGTCATCAACTGTGGAGGCAGGCTCAGTGGAGataggctcagtggagggctctacagCTACCgactcttcagactggccagttagggtagaagcaggcggcttgtaattcttgtccttggggttgtctgaccccttcaaactataCCACGAAAACgaagccacaggtttgaccttgatatcaaaaggtctcttctccaccttcaGGTCctggaaatacatagtgagggtgttgggagaagggtagttccggtcatgctcaacccccactgaaGAAATGACgcaggacatcacattccccacgttGATAGGGTATCCCGCCATAATCGATGCAACTAGAACAACCCGGGAAAGTGGAAGAGTCTGATCATTTGTAGTGGGATCAAGCCGGCTGCATATAAAAGTCAACCACCCCCTAACCTCAAAGTTAAGGGTCCTCCAAAGGATTTTGGCCCCTGCTGTCAACCACTCTGGAATatacccgggattgccaggtatgaagtTAACCACGGATGAACCTCCTCGCctattgccaacttttcattgtaaagggactcatcttcttcattgaagCCTAGGTATTCATTCAGCGCCTTCCCGGTAAacaccacatttttgtttcgcaccttggtcactttggtgcccttaaagatgtgggccacattgctataaaactccttgaccatgtgctcatttGCCTTTACACAATCATCTATAAAGTGCTCCTAACCCACTCGAGCTCGAAACTGTCTATgaacattggggtgtaggggtagaaggtctttgtcaatgaagctcctctcaagaatcaactttcgtgacggccaccattccctaaacttgtggaacgccacctagctgacgaatctatcttcccaaataGCGGGATTTCTAGTCcagtcaacacccccaacttgagGCACACCACTCCCAGGTACGTCCTCATCTCCTTCATCCTCTCCGTCTGCACTCTCCctggataatgaagctgtgggggaaGTGGAGTAATCACCACTGGCagctgctgagccctcagacgactcagaatgTATATGCTCTGGAGCTTGGGCAGGGAGTGAAGGAGGAGGAGAATCATCAGTCAACCCAAATTTGGAGACGAAGTGAGTTGGCACTGAGTCAGAAGAGATGTCTTGAGAAGGCatgtactcactccccgattggtcATAGGCTCTATCAACAACCTTGATTGCTTTCCTTATGTTCTTTATATTGTGtctagcttggggagtgagttttactaGTTTTCCTTTGCCTCCCTGGGAGGACTCACCTCGGTCGGGTTGTTTTGCGCCTCTACCTCTTTGTTTGACCATTGTCTACAAGCACAAACatctagctttgttagtatcagcacaGACAGTGAAACAGATGTGGAAAATGAATTGCAAAACAGAAGCCACAACTTGCAGAAAATGTTGCAGAAATAGTGCAGCGCGGGCCGCACAAAAAATAGTGCGGTCGCACTGGGGGCACCGTTGACCGCATAAAAGCAACCGCGGTCTGTACTGAGACAAGGTATATAAAATCATTTCTCTGAATCTAACCACCGTGGCCCGCATAAAGTAGCACCACAGCCGCGGTGGGCCAGCGcaaaccgcacaaaatgcaatgcgccCACGCTGGGCAAGAGGTCAATTTCCTAAAAAATCCTCACCGCGGTCCACACAAAGTGTTACTTCGGTCTGTATCacagcaccgcggaccgcacaaggaTGACCACGGTCCGCAGAGGGTGCTAAGTcaaggcactgagttagggttctcAAATCTTGCAATTAGTTCAAGTTTTGTTTTGCCTAATTAACGTCCCTAATAAATTACCCATTTCATTACGCTCACAAAGCACACAAAGATTAACAGTTAAACCAAACTAACCTAGAAATTTAAGAATtacgagaagaagaagaagctacaGGCTAATGGacatgaaaataaaatgaaattataaaatcaaacaaagaaaaatgagTGAAATGCTATCAGATGTGGAGATGGAATGCATTGAATCAATCTAAGCAAGGATTTACATGAAAAGAGAGGTTGAACAGTAGATTTTAGGTCTCTGAGAGTCAATATTTCGAAAAGGGTAACCGGTGACCCCtgtggtctatttatagaaaaacatgTGGGACCCAGTCTTACCtacttgtgcggccgcacaaaatgggccgcggaccgcgctgggtttgttcagaagaagtctgagaaggcaacctccgcggtccgcacaaaacagaccgcgaccgcggaggtccaccgcagtccgcacaaaatgccatgTGGCCACgatggcaaacttcagagagtatcCCATTTAGtcttcaccagtgcggaccgcacaaagttcaATGCAGCCgtactggcaacttcagagactgttcaatttttccaaaatgatttgcactgtatcaacacaatccctgcaacatctcacaaccaattagctcaaaaatcaatcctacactacaaaaaaaatcaaagaaaacaagaagaaaaagacatgggttgcctccgaagaagcgcctaatttaacgtcgcggcacgacgcatgttaccatcacatcactttagatgaagaagtgccaccatgtggctgtcatcaaattttccaagataatgcatgacccggtgcccattaactctgaaaacttcaccatttttgttccttagatcaagagcacctaatggggtcacgaacacaacttcaaatagcccactccactttgacttgagcttacccggaaacagacgtaaccgggaattgaacaagaaaaccatatctccaaccttgaactccttaccctgagcatatttgtcgtgaaggtacttcattttgtccttatacagggatgaacttgagtaggtatggaatctaaactcatcgagctcattgagttgttcaacacggaGATTTGCAATAACATCctattccaaattcaacttcctcaaagcccacatggccttgtgctctaactcaaccagaagatgacaagcttttccaaacaccaaccgatacagagacataccaattggagttttgttagccatccgataagcccatagagcgtcatccaacttttttgaccaatcggtcctattggcattgacagtctttgacaagatgctcttaatttccctgttggagacttccacttgaccactagcttgaggatgatagggggtagaaaccttatgattgacaccatacttggaaagcaatgtgtcgaaagctttattgcaaaagtgagacccccatcactaataatcgcacgaggagtgccaaaccttgtgaagatgctctttttaagaaatgcaacaacacttcgggcttcattgttaagcaaagccacaacttcaacccattttgagacatagtcaaccgccatgAGAATGTAAGCATTCCCATAAGAACTAACAAATGGACCCAAGAAATTGATGCctcaaacatcaaagatatccacttcaagaatggtattgagaggcatctcatccctttttgaaattccgcccgctctttggcactcatcacacctcttcaccaaATCGCCCGCATATTTGAACAAGgagggccaatagaatccacaactaagaactttcgaggcggtcctcaccccaccatgatggccaccatagggtgaagtatggcaagcctctaagatacttaaTTGTTCTTCCTCCAGGACACATCTACGAATTATACCATCCGTGCAATTcatgaacaagtatggctcatcccaatagaaatccaaactatctcgcttgagcttcttcctttggttagaagagagctcatacaggATTATTCCgatcacaaggtaattggcaacatcggcaaaccatgacatatccttcattgacaccgcaaggagttgttcatcgggaaatgaatcattgatctcaaggccatcacaaggcctcccctcctcctccaaacgggacaagtggtccgctacttgattctcactacctttccggtccataatttctagatcaaactcttggagtagtagcacccatctcatcaatcttgcattggagtctttctttgtcatcaagtacctaagtgCGGCATGAttggtgtgcactataactttggcccccataagataaggttgaaacttttccatagcaaacacaatagccaacaactctttctcggtaactgtatagttcctttgagcctcattcatggtcttgcttgcgtagtacaccggatgaaacatcttgttgatcctttggcccaaaacagccccaaccgcaatgtcactagcatcacacatgagctcgaaaggcaagctccaatttggtgcggtaatgataggggtagtggtcaacttgagcttgagaaacTCAAATGCTTTCATACACCTCTCATcgacacaaactttgcatccttttatagcaacttgcacaaggggtttaccacttttgaaaaatcttttataaacctccggtaaaaacccgcgtgcccaagaaaactcctcacccctttgacagaaatcGGGGGGGGGGAAGCCTTGAAAtaacctctatcttggctttgtcaacttcaatccctcgctttgaaattttgtgacccaacactataccctcttctaccatgaaatgacacttttcccaattgagtacaaggttggtgtctttacaccgggccaacactctatccaaatttccaAAACACTCATCAAAGGAatccccaaccacactaaaatcatccatgaaaacctccaagatatcctccaccatatcggtgaaaatagccatcatgcatcgttggaaggtcgtcggagcattacacaatccgaacgacATTCGAGAGAAAGCGAATATGCCATACGGACAGGTAAAAGTTGTCTTCTGTTGATCCTCTGGggaaactaaaatttgattgtaccccgagtaaccatccaaaaagcaataaaaagcacgccccGCAAGACGATCTAGCATTTGGTTAAGGAAtagcaatgggaaatgatcctttcgagtcaccttgtttagcttccggcaatccatacacactctccacccggtgaccgtccgagtaggaataagttcattattgtcattggtcaccacagtcatgccacccttcttcggcacacattgtaccggagaagtccatgatcTATCAAAAATAGGGTACACAACCTCGGCATCCAACCATTtaataacctctttcttcaccacttcttgcatagcctcgttcaatcttctttgatgctccaaggaaggctttgcatcatcctccaagataattttatgCATACATAATGtagggcttattccccgaatgttggctagagtccatccaattgccctttttgaCTTTTAAAGAACCGCCAAGGTGgcttcaacctgcatgttagtaagtccagaagaaagaataactggtaaagtagaatttgagcctaagaatacatacctgaggtgtggaggaagtggtttcaaatccaacactggtggctcctcaattgatggctttgttggtggagttttccaattttcaagatccaaagataatttcctcggctcataagaataagagcccatcccatgaaGGGCATTCACGCACTCTACCCTACTAgcgtcatcattgacatccatgtttaAGAGCATTGCTTCAAGAGGATCTTCCACATTGATCATAGCACTgatatcatccacaatcacagttgtgacaaggtctacaaatgagcacacctcagTGCTATTGGGTTACTTCACAGATTTGCAAATGTGGaaacgaccttttcatctcccactcggaaagtgagctcaactgcttcaacatcaaccaatgccttccccgttgcaagtaaaggtctgcccaagataataggaacctcatagtccacctcacaatccaaaatcacaaagtagGCCGGCAATATatatttgtccacccggacaagcacatcatcaataattcccaaaggtcgcttcatcgatcgatccaccatttgaagtctcattgaagttggcctaggttgcccgataTCCAAAGTattgaaaaccgagtagggcatcaaattgatactagctcccaagtcacaaagagctttcgcaaaatccgcactcccaatggtgcaaggaatggtggaAGCACCAGGATCTTGAAgtttcggggccattgaatgcactatagcactaacttggtgagtcatcttgatagtttcacaatccatagaacgcttctttgtaaccaagtctttcatgaattttgcataacccgacatttgttcaagtgcctccaccagaggcacattaatagataagctcttcatcatgtcaatgaactttttaaactgattatcattcttctgcttcgcgagcctttgaggataaggtggaggtggtcttggcaaaggagccttggattttggcacaaccggctctggcatgtcaattatgtgttccttagacgggttcacatcgttttgggtttccacctcgacttcttgaatatcaatcctcacttcattgttcacattttcatcaaccacatcttcaactaccaaagggacttcgtcatcttgcaactcaacatcatcatccacgacttgcttttgcttagaggcattcacatcaccgcctctcccacttcttgttgtgaccgccataacatgattgttcccaccctttgggttcactaccgtatcacttggtagagcacccttcgggtgagtatttaatgactgagagatttggcctaattgcacctccaagtttcggatagaggtgttgtgagaagctaaatgtgcatccgaatccgcattcctcttcatcatctgctcaaacatcatttcaattctacccatatcattaccggaagaactaggaccttgagaagggaaaaggggtggattgttcggttgttggtacattgggggcctttgaaagcctttccCCTGGATGCCTtcgtttccattgttgttccacccgccttgattgttgttgttaccccagttgttgttatttccattccaattgccttggttgttgttttgattaccccaattgttgttttggttgttgttgttccaattaacaccaccttgttgttgattgccccagtttccttggggtcgccattgttggtttgaagagttggctctattgccttgatagttgttgacatattgtacgtcttcactttggtcatcataaccatcattttgacacccatcatattcattaacaaattgctcagaatttccttgattttgttgcctcctttgccttctcttgttgacacgAATACTAACACCCtgcatggcattcacttggcgatgattctgaacttgttgcaactgtgacttagccaattgattcatcgtagtagtaagctcagctatcgcttgcccgtgatcatgtaattccttgtgcaaatggataaccgtagggtcaccttgaggcacactTGCtttactctgccatgctgaagaagtgtccgccatttcatcaagtacatcacatgcctcctcataagaaagcttcataaaatttcccc
Coding sequences within:
- the LOC138879489 gene encoding uncharacterized protein, with amino-acid sequence MTHQVSAIVHSMAPKLQDPGASTIPCTIGSADFAKALCDLGASINLMPYSVFNTLDIGQPRPTSMRLQMVDRSMKRPLGIIDDVLVRVDKYILPAYFVILDCEVDYEVPIILGRPLLATGKALVDVEAVELTFRVGDEKVVSTFANL